A genomic segment from Triticum dicoccoides isolate Atlit2015 ecotype Zavitan chromosome 1A, WEW_v2.0, whole genome shotgun sequence encodes:
- the LOC119344179 gene encoding uncharacterized protein LOC119344179, translating to MEGAGDFTFAVAAPLAGAGGPRVGPGLLYPVFGQPRSPARQRALETETTTATERVPLGRLLLVDAFGFGAGAEQQPDGVDKRPAKTCSCSCCPGSPLTASSPARCRKSGSTGSVLRWSQRLIGRSHSDGKEKFVFLDASPSNSASKRKGVRSGGTDAAGGHAHVWSSYAHKGGGNDGRRRSFLPYRQDLVGLFASATAFRRSYYPF from the coding sequence ATGGAAGGCGCCGGCGACTTCACCTTCGCCGTGGCCGCGCCTCTGGCAGGCGCCGGCGGCCCACGGGTTGGCCCCGGTCTGCTCTACCCGGTCTTCGGCCAGCCGCGCTCACCGGCGCGCCAGCGGGCTCTGGAGACGGAGACGACGACGGCCACCGAGCGCGTGCCGCTCGGCCGGCTTCTGCTCGTCGACGCGTTCGGCTTCGGAGCAGGAGCGGAGCAGCAGCCGGACGGCGTGGACAAGCGGCCGGCAAAGACGTGCTCCTGTTCGTGCTGCCCCGGTTCACCGTTGACGGCGTCATCCCCGGCGCGCTGCCGGAAGAGCGGCTCCACGGGGTCGGTCCTCCGGTGGAGCCAGCGGCTCATCGGCCGGAGCCACAGCGACGGCAAGGAGAAGTTCGTCTTCCTGGACGCCAGCCCTTCCAACTCCGCCTCCAAGCGCAAGGGGGTCAGGAGCGGCGGCACGGATGCTGCCGGCGGCCACGCGCACGTCTGGAGCTCGTACGCGCACAAGGGCGGCGGCAATGACGGCCGCCGGAGGTCGTTCCTCCCGTACAGGCAGGACCTCGTCGGGCTCTTCGCCAGCGCCACCGCGTTCCGGCGGAGCTATTACCCGTTCTGA
- the LOC119344055 gene encoding zinc finger protein AEBP2-like, which translates to MADHSDGPAVDIVREDPDEEEEEEEEEEGEGFTFAAAARVGDGCAIGPVYLVFGRPRSPAEEEVEEDAGTATVRVPLRQLLLEERGSSSSSGKRPDDDGGEDDELDGVPVETYCLWSPGTSPSPSPSPSRCQKSGSTGSVLRWRQRLQVGRSQSDGKEKFVFLQAQQDAAGSPGSRGGTGTGEPRGRGGVHGWSHRGRGGSGRGSPGRRASTFLPYKQDLLGLFANAGAFRRSYHPF; encoded by the coding sequence ATGGCGGATCACAGCGACGGCCCGGCTGTCGACATTGTTCGAGAAGAtccagacgaggaggaggaggaggaggaggaggaggagggggaggggttcACGTTCGCGGCGGCCGCGCGTGTGGGCGACGGGTGCGCGATCGGGCCCGTGTACCTGGTCTTCGGCCGCCCGCGTTCgccggcggaggaggaggtggaggaggatgcCGGCACGGCGACCGTGCGGGTGCCGCTGAGGCAGCTCCTCCTGGAGGAGCGAGGGTCCTCGTCGTCGTCGGGGAAACGGCCGGACGACgacggaggagaagacgacgagctCGACGGGGTGCCGGTGGAGACCTACTGCCTGTGGTCGCCCGGGacctcgccgtccccgtccccgtcgccgtcgcggTGCCAGAAGAGCGGGTCGACCGGGTCGGTCCTGCGGTGGCGCCAGCGGCTGCAGGTGGGGCGGAGCCAAAGCGACGGCAAGGAGAAGTTCGTGTTCCTGCAGGCACAACaggacgccgccggctcccccggcAGCAGGGGAGGGACGGGGACCGGCGAGCCGCGCGGCCGGGGAGGAGTCCACGGCTGGAGCCACCGCGGCAGAGGGGGCAGCGGCAGGGGGAGCCCTGGGCGCAGGGCGTCGACGTTCCTCCCGTACAAGCAGGACCTCCTCGGGCTCTTTGCCAACGCCGGCGCCTTCCGCCGGAGCTACCACCCCTTCTGA